Proteins encoded by one window of Venturia canescens isolate UGA chromosome 2, ASM1945775v1, whole genome shotgun sequence:
- the Cad86C gene encoding uncharacterized protein Cad86C, translating to MPLKGWMKLWMYMELGCLIALPSPAGTARPRFDTSTDMGLVLVPADAEIDSVIFRLRATDQDADFPLVFDITATVTPIVRIENLPCTLYNKVCQANVILTKRLVPGRLHDFAVRVKDSKGDSNSMQATISVTNATTQRDKIFPHIPAIIMVPEDTKPGRELDYVLVRSNQWSGKPVYIELWQPKELFTIRQRQTQAETRGVITLIGELDFETQSMYTLKMYATDPYTEPKKDTRNIAGLHLVVIVQDVQDVPPIFTLAPPLTKINNTVQPGDIILRVHAEDGDKGVPREVTYGLVSEGNPFTPFFNISETTGEIALARSLEELTLITHVGAPVVLSVVAEEIRRSTSERPAQASVVEVGFLLGEPGNSPPFFENDNYVAWMDENAEPGSVVNFTEHYIAKVRDEDIGKAGVFALKLLNNNGTFEISPAVAERVANFVITVRDNSLIDYETYKSLRFEIIAQEVGPATNLSVTVPCTIFIRDVNDNAPEFDSAIYEVTLSEDVPPGTRVIQVHATDKDTGYFGRIQYTRILGPGNEAFTIDPNTGVVTVALGNIILDREMTALLELSIEGRDEEGKGLRGTVPLIINLLDVNDNAPIFQKETYEFTLNEDSTNFTMPALIKALDADAEPPNNQVRYEIIHGNYENKFHLDEVTGELYLREPINKARRTRHNSNQNFASKVRNEFSKARTAFAKSTPSPELGPEADDTASDNSTSDENNKNENSTANSEVTRIRKKRQSDDVLFSLTARAYDLGVPHMSGVTRINVMKGPVAGARIVSFVVPGENPDPTKTAETLAAITGGPVSVQEIRPYTIKDVPQGSGTNVPSVDGGKKSIVVARVESNNGGSSLVDVDRIRAALAANGVGVIGGDMPGMGPKNETKPNDATTTNHNTNTVTNITTVHNEEVTVYKAENRLLLWLLIILGLLMLAALIALIICCICPGCPFYMAPRKRRVHSSETLIPRSDGRPKRHLHRKHTRLFQGSWPERKQAWSADPMRRNWQFNRRNQKAGGLASLPGDVRAIEREQEIVEKAASLRLLHGPVMYSTMEQRRRPEEERIYIEDVEGIRARGYMDSYRHQDPERGMEVAQQIYVNQETEHAQVQPQPKFIREQHFYRDGNAEVLRLVTRGPMDEAVLAHASKRPHTLVIEQSGAYRNDGKEILLQRFIEDQTHRHATVGQDFHDSFQDIERRSMESHQRQKEAIGAQAHQQQPKIVLLPERLEEDHRQHFEELGPEVQRLIIDHGSFEKAGFEPRENEEAIPGPSLVIDAPPGPEPPTEKPKERSPKPSIEHFSLHDLELARQNALLTKLLLGRDVGGGALVDSASYLETQSLPGQVAIATQTDRTTATQTEMPSRSRSDNDESEEEARIRRKLKSKKRYTDSEPRRMRTLWIKSPIEEEEMQYGSEKKTIFLRKKMRDVKDNRRVCLEPEVLREISDSLDENGEPPITARRRERQDSKSKETRIVDDSERIPDSSSMEVEPQKSRKIDSEGKERKDRPGDDSRTKSHRGMCENIVEPSFRILEKEINSLSKKLSKLTGKKMLRYSNGSETDCQDKSKPKASMTAKKIDKRTDADDTKKVTKKADASKTKRSKSTQRTVTTESPSTMERIDVYEETTDGRTRQTSKTRKSQNISTGSSDFEETMEKLKKSIPQATHADKQRQAPAKSSYVKLKRHARVEPKDLAKSPLSPLSQETGDGRDTSDTGAKGSMKAYKNERNSMRMKKYGTGTIEAQSGVASSSASSDNFKDKRALKREKLVLDKPSAAVEVRDRKTILESPSGSQISDRLRDKKIRVNEKSTTDKKSPGGDRIDSKSESDPSANSPNSDDMKQPSQKKSKSVLDRKNAVEADERKFEIEKTPRGSIPITVEVGELQREEKFVTSEKIVGAVEGKNDLVPADDASFSSPSKNIPKHREEKIIPVNTNFVDHIVAGAESQLKGRSPSIDDSKNASPGEKEDQLSSPESVPETGRKELHDERNTGGTMDQKAQFEASSDKPVTVETQDEILQKSKTPVPHEGISIEVDESIGQLPPESIPQPMPEKLVQETFPEATTIEIKEESPGVRELVQKSVSEAGVVQTAENLTDHRPEVVPETTSPEKPEEEKPEPQDMEAHEEGIEVPKQEIVEFLNHEAEDSAQALQAEYESIAKEAEKIVDILLESVVMESMEEKQPETADSEPMHEQLALESADDLNLEQKDLKELKELESKEERGVQQSADGGEFSDNFDNFCGTDGLIKDSTTTQEPNDEIPYELLSSEPSEEQVPTADAIDTKDADGDDQGKTQDERVEESDPPRITAKQETQEPQEVTPTRPVADASDSTTLETTRKAMPSSPSGESKEKLGTCALEERVDAPEVSGSLKQSETEKIGELLAKEHVHQIPVVPPLKIELLDEAVSTSAEPHEEILKPKSPGLSPRSPGELALEIPSQKEFGIADSLFVGAKIVTAPPSPRKIDDETKPATPAGEGAQDKVTHVPPIDLVELSRAMLEDADDSDSSEASRKTMLTARPYGTPRQRPVSGSEDIMPVEVAADAIPSETCNDTIKLAEFEASPEMLEERVPGDKKDLESELSEAVTKEEGTIEDKSSSIIPQGTMTSEATPKIPETDVPSLDQGPETTAQREGTKIETTEKVQLSQIQQTNLPADPDGFASLPETGIPVKSSDDATSLDETSSEGMNKFPEELESKDSEKAGDETPGPGDSSSPLKTSIARAPEPRTVTEETGRSEQLPTTRVSTQELEAKTPKEADKKAKTEGAMKRGKKDVKQAASGSEDSSKGTKKTTPPTKAIPPKKERPTKTLREENARAVKQTTVVEQPARTRDTKQRALPAEEQAPDQSNRLSKPDRMKRAWKKTEHPEKDATQKEVAKVKTLPSKDSDKSVGKKRTEAAVKQDKAKSLRVKKPQDKKVENSKIGLEKKVERLELKKIEQQPTAGDDEQELEKKAISEGVLPAEETTEMQTSSEPEKFVENDHEEGGKTPLEVSPPPVESSEFSEVAKTESQISEEKSTEAGVAAEPITEYTGEQDSIASNERVESTAEEKSAPVETIEPVASNVGEPSQQEIELQSVNLQSEDQKPPTEDASETQSSEGTEESQDIGTSSEKVLAEKTSDNEAEGSTEKKLVEAATPIDESSRTQTTEKIETKIETGIERGLTGQPSDSETGDASDKKVPIIVSIEGAPDVRETEKSSDAEGDSAVEKNPPTIGSQEKTGKSQEEIESERDAGKAEAPGTDDSRTLDLVEGNLNTEGALPQEVKDSKALGSALEKTAKTRVPADKSPSPRKSRKVRRETETTVIEGQSRYMEWYKQTREEMERKRLDRKDGEDEEVRPKWLRKRTRQRWIKVGPEDKRIFDPHLSDITPARRKKIKPLVNVESEQLKAIVRQGRRLRKARGESAEEPQIQIFAPDKPPPPLPSIPTGSRCHHHHHLIQHSEYKYEKMPLAPFYLHPQPPPDAASQLKPRSFDDPCPEGKYSSLPTESRCPNQVYDPGVAHESLPGANKLRHGELLEKKSVFDIAYSEAAPSQLRSDSTTPPS from the exons ATGCCCTTGAAAGGATGGATGAAATTATGGATGTACATGGAACTGGGTTGTCTCATTGCTCTGCCGAGTCCAGCTGGGACAGCTCGACCTCGTTTCGACACGTCCACGGACATGGGACTCGTTCTCGTGCCTGCGGACGCCGAAATCGATTCCGTAATCTTTCGACTCCGGGCGACCGACCAGGACGCCGATTTTCCCTTGGTTTTCGACATTACTG CAACCGTGACGCCGATCGTGAGGATAGAAAATCTTCCGTGCACCCTGTACAACAAGGTTTGTCAGGCGAACGTGATCCTGACGAAGAGACTCGTGCCTGGACGTCTCCACGACTTCGCGGTTCGAGTTAAAGACTCGAAAGGCGATTCGAACTCCATGCAAGCCACCATTTCAGTCACGAATGCTACCACTCAGAGAGATAAAATATTTCCTCACATACCTGCCATAATTATGGTGCCCGAG GATACCAAGCCTGGCAGGGAACTGGATTACGTATTGGTGCGATCGAACCAATGGAGTGGGAAGCCAGTCTACATTGAGCTGTGG caacCGAAAGAACTGTTTACCATCAGGCAGCGACAGACTCAGGCCGAAACCCGAGGCGTGATAACTCTCATAGGTGAATTGGATTTCGAGACCCAATCGATGTACACTCTGAAAATGTACGCAACG GACCCTTACACCGAGCCAAAAAAGGACACTCGCAACATCGCCGGACTGCATCTGGTCGTCATAGTTCAAGACGTTCAAGACGTTCCACCGATTTTCACTCTCGCACCTCCGCTAACGAAAATCAACAATACCGTTCAACCG GGTGACATTATTTTGAGGGTGCACGCAGAAGACGGAGACAAAGGTGTGCCTCGAGAAGTGACTTACGGTCTTGTTTCTGAGGGCAACCCTTTCACCCCTTTCTTCAACATTTCCGAGACGACGG GTGAAATCGCATTAGCTCGTTCACTCGAAGAACTGACGTTAATAACTCACGTCGGAGCTCCGGTCGTGctgagcgtcgttgctgaggaAATCAGAAGATCTACGAGCGAACGACCGGCTCAGGCGAGCGTCGTTGAAGTCGGATTCTTACTCGGCGAACCTGGAAATAGTCCACCGTTTTTTGAGAATGACAA cTACGTTGCGTGGATGGATGAAAACGCTGAGCCTGGAAGCGTGGTCAACTTTACGGAGCATTACATAGCCAAAGTTCGGGACGAGGATATCGGCAAAGCCGGTGTTTTTGCTCTCAAGTTACTCAACAACAACGGCACCTTCGAGATCAGTCCAGCGGTCGCCGAACGTGTGGCAAACTTCGTTATCACCGTTCGCGATAACAGTCTCATCGATTATGAGACGTACAAGAGCTTACGATTCgag ATAATCGCTCAAGAAGTTGGTCCGGCGACGAATCTCTCGGTTACCGTCCCCTGCACCATCTTCATCAGGGACGTCAATGACAATGCGCCTGAATTCGATTCAGCCATCTACGAAGTCACGCTTTCGGAGGATGTGCCACCTGGAACTCGAGTGATTCAA GTCCACGCGACCGACAAGGACACCGGATATTTTGGGAGGATTCAATACACCCGAATTCTGGGCCCTGGAAACGAGGCGTTCACGATCGACCCCAACACAGGAGTAGTCACTGTAGCCTTGGGGAATATAATCCTCGATCGAGAAATGACAGCTCTGCTCGAATTGTCGATCGAAGGACGAGACGAGGAGGGCAAAGGGCTCCGGGGAACAGTTCCCTTGATCATCAACCTCTTGGACGTTAATGACAACGCCCCGATCTTCCAAAAAGAAACTTACGAATTCACCCTGAACGAGGATTCGACGAACTTCACAATGCCCGCGCTGATCAAG GCTCTCGACGCTGACGCCGAACCACCCAACAACCAAGTACGTTACGAAATCATTCATGGGAACTACGAAAACAAATTTCACCTGGACGAAGTAACCGGAGAACTTTATTTACGAGAACCCATCAACAAAGCCAGGCGCACGAGACATAAttcaaatcaaaattttgCGAGCAAGGTTCgcaacgaattttcgaaagcgAGAACAGCCTTCGCGAAATCGACGCCCTCTCCGGAACTCGGACCGGAAGCGGACGACACAGCGTCAGACAATTCAACCAGCGACGAGAacaacaaaaacgaaaattctacTGCGAATTCTGAAGTGACACGAATTAGGAAAAAGCGACAAAGTGATGATGTTCTTTTCTCATTGACAGCACGAGCTTATGATCTTG GTGTCCCCCACATGTCCGGGGTGACTCGAATCAACGTTATGAAGGGGCCTGTAGCCGGTGCTCGGATCGTCAGCTTTGTCGTCCCAGGAGAGAATCCTGATCCAACAAAAACTGCTGAAACTCTTGCTGCGATAACCGGAGGTCCTGTGAGCGTTCAGGAAATCCGTCCTTATACGATCAAAGATGTTCCACAAGGTTCCGGAACGAATGTGCCGAGTGTCGATGGCGGAAAAAA gAGTATCGTAGTTGCCCGCGTCGAATCGAACAACGGTGGATCGTCGCTGGTCGACGTGGACAGAATAAGAGCAGCGTTGGCAGCAAACGGGGTCGGAGTCATTGGCGGCGACATGCCCGGGATGGGTCccaaaaatgaaacgaaaccGAACGATGCTACCACAACGAATCACAATACGAACACAGTAACCAACATAACAACGGTTCACAACGAAGAAGTA ACGGTTTACAAAGCGGAGAACAGACTTTTGTTGTGGCTCCTCATAATTCTCGGTCTTCTGATGCTGGCGGCTCTGATCGCGTTGATAATTTGCTGCATTTGTCCCGGATGTCCGTTTTATATGGCACCTCGCAAGAGAAGGGTGCATTCGTCGGAAACGCTGATCCCGCGGTCTGACGGAAGACCGAAGAGGCACCTGCACCGTAAGCACACAAGATTATTCCAAG GTTCCTGGCCGGAAAGGAAGCAAGCGTGGAGTGCGGATCCGATGCGACGTAATTGGCAATTCAACCGGAGAAATCAGAAAGCCGGTGGCTTGGCGTCGTTGCCCGGTGACGTTCGCGCGATCGAGAGGGAGCAAGAAATAGTGGAAAAAGCTGCATCCCTGCGTTTGCTCCACGGCCCAGTAATGTACTCGACCATGGAGCAAAGGAGGAGGCCGGAGGAGGAAAGAATTTACATCGAAGACGTTGAGGGAATAAGAGCTCGGGGCTACATGGATTCCTACCGGCATCAAGATCCGGAGCGGGGTATGGAAGTTGCCCAACAGATTTATGTCAATCAGGAGACGGAACATGCCCAAGTACAACCGCAGCCGAAATTCATCAGGGAGCAGCACTTTTACAGAGATGGCAACGCCGAAGTTTTGCGACTCGTGACACGAGGACCGATGGACGAAGCGGTGCTGGCTCACGCCAGCAAGAGGCCACACACTCTGGTAATAGAGCAATCGGGAGCGTATCGGAATGATGGCAAAGAAATATTGCTGCAACGATTCATCGAGGATCAAACCCATCGACACGCAACCGTCGGACAAGATTTCCACGACAGCTTCCAGGATATTGAAAGGAGAAGCATGGAGTCCCATCAACGTCAAAAAGAAGCGATCGGTGCTCAAGCCCACCAACAACAACCGAAAATCGTGCTTCTCCCCGAACGATTGGAGGAGGATCATCGCCAACATTTCGAAGAGCTCGGACCAGAAGTTCAGAGACTGATCATCGATCACGGTAGTTTTGAAAAGGCCGGCTTCGAACCGAGAGAAAACGAAGAAGCGATCCCAGGCCCGTCACTGGTCATCGACGCCCCCCCCGGCCCGGAACCCCCGACCGAAAAACCCAAGGAACGAAGCCCAAAGCCGAGCATCGAACATTTCTCACTCCACGATCTCGAGCTCGCACGTCAAAATGCCCTGCTGACGAAGCTTCTCCTCGGCAGAGATGTCGGTGGAGGAGCTCTCGTAGACTCGGCCAGTTATCTCGAGACTCAAAGCTTGCCTGGTCAGGTAGCGATTGCTACGCAAACAGATCGAACGACCGCGACTCAAACGGAGATGCCGAGTCGAAGTCGAAGCGACAACGACGAGTCCGAGGAGGAAGCGAGAATCAGAAGAAAGCTCAAGTCGAAAAAACGTTACACGGACTCCGAACCGAGACGGATGAGAACTCTTTGGATCAAATCACCCATCGAAGAGGAAGAGATGCAATAcggatcggagaaaaaaactatttttttgcggaaaaaaatgagagacgTCAAAGACAATCGAAGAGTTTGCCTGGAGCCCGAAGTCCTGCGAGAAATATCGGACTCCCTCGACGAAAACGGTGAGCCACCGATTACTGCGCGTAGAAGAGAAAGACAAGACTCCAAATCGAAGGAAACTCGCATCGTAGATgacagcgaacgaattccggACTCATCCTCGATGGAGGTTGAACCACAGaaaagcagaaaaattgattcgGAAGGGAAGGAAAGGAAAGATCGCCCTGGTGACGATTCGAGAACGAAAAGCCACCGAGGAATGTGCGAAAATATCGTTGAACCGAGCTTTCGAATcttggaaaaagaaataaactcACTGAGCAAGAAACTGTCGAAACTTAccgggaaaaaaatgcttcggTACAGCAACGGTAGCGAAACTGATTGCCAAGACAAATCCAAGCCAAAGGCATCGATGACTGCTAAGAAAATTGACAAAAGAACGGACGCCGATGACACGAAAAAAGTCACTAAAAAAGCAGACGCTTCGAAAACGAAGCGGTCCAAGTCGACACAGCGAACAGTCACCACGGAAAGCCCGTCAACGATGGAAAGAATTGACGTTTACGAAGAAACCACTGATGGCAGAACCCGGCAAACATCTAAAACCCGAAAGAGCCAAAACATCAGCACTGGCAGCTCGGATTTTGAGGAAACTatggaaaaactgaaaaaatcaatCCCACAAGCTACGCACGCAGACAAACAGAGACAAGCACCTGCTAAATCCTCTTACGTCAAGTTGAAAAGACACGCGAGGGTAGAGCCCAAAGATCTTGCCAAATCTCCTCTGAGCCCGCTTTCTCAAGAGACCGGGGACGGAAGAGACACTTCGGATACTGGGGCAAAAGGGTCCATGAAAGCTTACAAGAATGAGAGGAACTCGATGCGAATGAAAAAGTACGGCACGGGGACGATCGAAGCTCAATCCGGAGTGGCCAGCAGCAGTGCCAGTTCAGACAAtttcaaagacaaaagagCCCTTAAAAGGGAGAAACTCGTGCTGGATAAACCGAGCGCTGCTGTCGAAGTGAGGgatcgaaaaacaatattaGAAAGTCCAAGTGGCAGTCAAATCTCCGATCGTctgagagataaaaaaattcgtgtcaACGAAAAGTCTACGACGGATAAAAAGAGTCCCGGAGGGGATCGCATCGACAGCAAATCCGAATCCGACCCCTCGGCAAATAGTCCAAATTCTGACGACATGAAACAACCAAGTCAGAAGAAATCAAAGTCGGTactcgatagaaaaaatgcGGTGGAGGCTGATGAAAGGAAATTTGAAATCGAGAAAACCCCCCGCGGCTCAATCCCAATCACAGTCGAAGTTGGAGAATTGcagagggaagaaaaattcgttacCAGTGAAAAGATTGTCGGAGCagtcgaaggaaaaaatgatttggtGCCGGCCGATGACGCCTCGTTCTCGAGCCCGTCGAAAAATATTCCGAAACAcagggaggaaaaaattataCCTGTCAACACAAATTTCGTTGATCACATCGTCGCCGGGGCTGAATCTCAATTGAAGGGTCGTAGTCCAAGCATAGACGATTCGAAAAATGCGAGTCCAGGCGAGAAAGAAGACCAATTGTCGAGTCCGGAAAGCGTCCCAGAAACTGGTCGAAAAGAGTTGCACGACGAACGAAATACTGGCGGAACTATGGACCAGAAAGCGCAGTTCGAAGCATCGAGTGACAAACCAGTGACAGTAGAAACCCAAGATGAAATTCTTCAGAAAAGCAAAACTCCAGTACCCCATGAAGGAATTTCAATCGAAGTTGATGAATCAATCGGACAACTTCCACCAGAGAGCATCCCACAGCCCATGCCTGAAAAACTCGTTCAAGAAACTTTCCCAGAAGCGACTACGATAGAAATTAAAGAGGAAAGTCCAGGAGTCCGAGAACTCGTGCAAAAGTCTGTGTCCGAGGCGGGAGTCGTGCAAACTGCCGAGAACTTGACGGACCATCGTCCAGAGGTCGTGCCCGAAACGACGAGTCCGGAAAAGCCTGAGGAAGAGAAGCCAGAACCTCAGGATATGGAGGCTCATGAGGAAGGCATCGAAGTACCTAAACAAGAGATCGtcgaatttttaaatcacGAAGCCGAAGACAGTGCGCAGGCTCTGCAGGCTGAATATGAGTCGATCGCCAAAGAAGCAGAAAAAATTGTCGACATCCTTCTTGAATCAGTGGTGATGGAGAGCATGGAGGAAAAGCAGCCTGAGACAGCTGACAGTGAACCGATGCACGAACAACTTGCTTTAGAATCTGCAGACGATTTGAACCTAGAACAAAAAGATTTGAAAGAACTTAAAGAGCTTGAGAGCAAAGAGGAGCGAGGGGTCCAGCAATCTGCAGATGGAGGGGAATTTTCTgacaattttgacaatttctGTGGTACCGATGGCTTGATAAAAGACTCTACAACTACGCAGGAACCGAACGATGAAATACCTTACGAGCTGCTGTCCTCGGAACCCTCGGAAGAGCAAGTCCCGACGGCCGATGCGATCGATACGAAGGACGCGGATGGTGACGATCAAGGAAAGACCCAGGATGAGCGCGTGGAGGAATCAGACCCCCCTCGGATAACCGCCAAACAGGAGACGCAGGAACCTCAAGAAGTAACTCCGACGAGACCGGTCGCTGATGCTTCTGATTCGACGACTCTGGAAACAACGAGAAAAGCTATGCCATCGAGTCCTTCGGGTGAATCCAAAGAAAAATTAGGAACTTGCGCATTGGAGGAAAGGGTTGATGCGCCAGAAGTGAGCGGTTCTCTGAAACAGtcagaaacagaaaaaatcggTGAGCTTTTAGCGAAAGAACACGTGCACCAGATCCCAGTAGTGCCGCCCCTGAAGATAGAGCTTTTGGACGAAGCAGTTTCTACTTCTGCAGAGCCACATGAAGAAATACTCAAACCTAAGTCACCGGGGCTTTCGCCCAGAAGTCCTGGAGAGCTCGCCCTCGAAATACCATCACAAAAGGAATTCGGTATCGCCGATTCCCTGTTCGTGGGTGCTAAAATCGTGACTGCGCCTCCGAGCCCACGAAAAATTGACGATGAAACGAAACCGGCGACACCTGCGGGGGAGGGAGCACAGGACAAAGTAACTCACGTGCCTCCCATCGATCTTGTGGAATTGTCACGCGCCATGTTAGAGGATGCCGATGACAGCGACTCCAGCGAAGCTTCCCGTAAGACGATGTTGACCGCGAGACCTTACGGAACACCTCGCCAGCGACCGGTGTCAGGGTCCGAAGATATCATGCCCGTGGAAGTGGCCGCGGATGCAATACCCTCTGAAACGTGTAACGATACGATTAAATTAGCCGAGTTTGAAGCAAGTCCAGAAATGCTAGAGGAACGCGTGCCTGGCGATAAAAAGGACCTTGAATCTGAACTTTCCGAGGCAGTGACCAAGGAAGAGGGGACGATTGAGGATAAATCAAGCTCGATCATTCCACAAGGTACTATGACGAGCGAAGCCACTCCAAAGATACCAGAAACTGACGTACCGAGCCTCGATCAAGGGCCCGAGACTACTGCACAGCGGGAGGGTACGAAGATCGAAACAACGGAAAAGGTACAACTTTCTCAAATACAACAAACAAATTTACCCGCTGATCCTGACGGCTTCGCTTCTCTTCCAGAAACGGGTATCCCCGTTAAGAGTTCAGATGATGCAACATCCCTAGATGAAACATCATCCGAAGGGATGAACAAGTTTCCGGAAGAGTTAGAGAGCAAAGATTCTGAAAAAGCTGGCGACGAAACACCAGGACCCGGTGACTCGAGTTCTCCGTTGAAAACCTCGATAGCGAGGGCACCCGAGCCACGAACAGTTACTGAGGAAACAGGGAGATCGGAGCAACTCCCCACCACGAGGGTTTCGACTCAAGAGCTTGAAGCGAAGACCCCCAAAGAAGCGGATAAAAAAGCGAAGACGGAGGGAGCCAtgaaaagggggaaaaaggaTGTGAAGCAAGCAGCTTCAGGTAGTGAGGACTCGTCGAAAGGGACGAAGAAAACAACTCCACCGACGAAGGCGATTCCACCGAAAAAGGAGCGACCAACAAAAACGCTGAGGGAAGAGAACGCTAGAGCTGTGAAACAGACGACGGTCGTCGAGCAGCCTGCGCGTACTCGAGATACGAAGCAACGTGCCTTGCCTGCAGAGGAGCAAGCACCGGATCAATCGAATCGGTTGTCCAAACCCGATCGGATGAAACGCGCGTGGAAAAAAACGGAACATCCCGAGAAAGACGCGACTCAAAAGGAAGTCGCTAAGGTAAAAACGCTCCCGAGCAAAGACAGCGATAAATCTGTCGGTAAAAAGAGAACCGAGGCGGCAGTCAAGCAGGATAAAGCTAAAAGCCTTCGTGTTAAGAAGCCTCAGGACAAGAAAGTAGAAAACTCGAAAATCGGCCTGGAGAAAAAAGTCGAAAGGTTGGAGCTCAAGAAAATTGAGCAACAGCCAACAGCCGGAGACGACGAGCAAGAGCTCGAAAAAAAAGCGATTTCTGAGGGTGTTTTACCGGCGGAAGAAACAACAGAAATGCAAACATCAAGCGAGCCCGAAAAATTTGTAGAAAACGACCACGAAGAGGGTGGAAAAACACCACTGGAAGTGTCGCCACCGCCTGTTGAAAGTTCCGAATTTTCTGAAGTTGCGAAAACCGAATCTCAGATttctgaagaaaaatcaaCCGAAGCAGGAGTTGCAGCAGAACCCATCACAGAATATACTGGAGAACAAGATTCAATAGCGTCAAATGAACGCGTCGAAAGCACCGCCGAAGAAAAGTCAGCTCCGGTTGAAACGATTGAGCCGGTTGCGTCAAATGTGGGTGAACCAAGTCAGCAGGAAATAGAACTACAGAGTGTGAATCTTCAGTCCGAAGACCAAAAGCCTCCAACTGAGGACGCCAGTGAAACTCAGAGTTCCGAAGGCACTGAAGAGTCTCAAGACATTGGAACTAGTTCGGAAAAAGTGCTGGCTGAAAAGACCAGTGACAACGAAGCGGAGGGCTCTACTGAAAAGAAACTCGTTGAAGCTGCTACTCCAATTGACGAATCTTCGAGAACTCAAACaactgaaaaaatcgaaacgaaAATAGAGACCGGAATCGAGAGAGGGCTGACCGGACAGCCGAGCGACAGCGAGACCGGGGACGCGAGTGACAAAAAGGTTCCAATAATCGTCTCGATCGAAGGGGCTCCGGATGTCCGGGAAACTGAAAAATCCAGTGACGCGGAAGGGGATTCGgcggtggaaaaaaatccgCCAACTATTGGAAGCCAGGAGAAAACTGGAAAATCCCAGGAGGAAATAGAATCGGAGCGAGACGCGGGTAAAGCGGAGGCTCCAGGTACCGACGACAGCAGAACCCTGGATTTGGTGGAAGGAAATTTGAACACAGAGGGCGCTCTGCCTCAGGAAGTTAAGGACAGCAAGGCGCTTGGCTCAGCGTTGGAGAAAACTGCGAAGACGAGAGTGCCCGCGGACAAGTCCCCGAGTCCTCGGAAGTCGAGGAAAGTTCGCAGAGAGACAGAAACGACGGTGATCGAGGGCCAGTCGAGGTACATGGAATGGTACAAACAGACGCGGGAGGAAATGGAGCGTAAAAGGCTCGACAGAAAGGACGGTGAGGATGAGGAGGTGCGACCCAAGTGGCTGCGAAAAAGAACGCGGCAAAGATGGATCAAAGTTGGTCCCGAGGACAAGAGAATCTTCGACCCCCATTTGTCAGACATAACGCCAGCCcgtaggaaaaaaataaagcctCTGGTGAACGTGGAGTCCGAGCAGCTCAAAGCGATCGTTCGTCAAGGTCGCAGGCTCCGGAAAGCTCGAGGCGAAAGCGCCGAAGAGCCACAGATCCAAATATTTGCACCGGACAAACCGCCGCCCCCGTTGCCCTCGATACCGACCGGCTCGCGGTGCCATCATCACCACCATTTGATTCAACACTCCGAATACAAATACGAGAAAATGCCTTTGGCACCGTTCTATTTGCATCCTCAGCCTCCGCCCGACGCAGCCTCGCAACTGAAGCCACGAAGCTTCGACGATCCATGTCCCGAGGGAAAATACTCGAGTCTTCCCACGGAGTCTCGGTGTCCTAACCAAGTTTACGATCCCGGTGTCGCCCACGAATCGCTGCCAGGCGCCAACAAATTACGGCACGGCGAGCTCTTGGAGAAAAAGAGTGTCTTTGACATCGCCTACAGCGAAGCGGCGCCCTCGCAACTCCGCTCGGATAGCACGACTCCCCCGTCGTGA